From the Pseudomonas putida genome, one window contains:
- the hchA gene encoding glyoxalase III HchA: MTHAQVDDKRPTADPAEDNAFFPSPYSLSQFTSAKSDLSGADYPDAYTGGRWKVLVIGADERYLLTDNGTMFSTGNHPVETLLPMYHLDKAGFAFDIATLSGNPVKFEFWAMPSEDVEVKGLYEKYRDEFKQPKKLSEVIDQALGDDSDYIGVFIPGGHGALIGLPESTDVKKVLEWAADKDKFVISLCHGPAALIAAGIGQSKDSYIFNGYEICAFPDDLDAKTPDIGYMPGHLTWKFGEKLSALGLKIINKDISGAVHKDRKLLTGDSPLAGNALGKLAAAELLKEVAKK; the protein is encoded by the coding sequence ATGACTCATGCACAAGTCGACGACAAGCGTCCAACCGCGGATCCAGCTGAGGACAATGCGTTTTTCCCCTCCCCATATTCACTAAGCCAATTTACCTCTGCGAAATCCGATCTCAGTGGTGCCGACTATCCCGATGCCTACACGGGCGGAAGGTGGAAAGTTCTCGTCATTGGCGCAGATGAGCGATACCTGTTGACGGATAATGGCACCATGTTCTCTACCGGAAACCATCCCGTAGAAACACTGCTCCCGATGTATCATCTGGACAAAGCAGGGTTCGCTTTCGACATCGCGACGTTGTCGGGCAACCCGGTGAAGTTTGAGTTCTGGGCGATGCCATCCGAAGATGTCGAGGTAAAAGGGTTATATGAAAAATACCGCGATGAATTTAAACAGCCTAAGAAGCTGTCGGAGGTGATTGACCAGGCATTGGGTGATGATTCTGACTACATTGGGGTTTTCATCCCGGGTGGCCACGGAGCACTGATTGGTCTGCCGGAAAGCACTGACGTGAAGAAGGTACTGGAGTGGGCGGCAGATAAGGATAAATTCGTGATTTCTTTGTGTCACGGCCCCGCTGCTTTAATCGCCGCAGGTATTGGCCAGAGCAAAGACTCCTATATTTTCAACGGATACGAAATCTGCGCGTTCCCCGATGATCTCGATGCCAAGACCCCAGACATTGGCTACATGCCAGGCCATTTAACCTGGAAGTTTGGTGAAAAACTTTCTGCCCTGGGCTTAAAGATCATCAACAAGGATATTTCCGGTGCGGTCCATAAAGACCGGAAGTTGTTGACCGGGGACAGTCCGCTGGCGGGTAATGCATTAGGTAAGTTAGCGGCAGCAGAGTTGTTGAAAGAGGTCGCTAAAAAGTGA
- a CDS encoding PA1136 family autoinducer-binding transcriptional regulator — MKTVLELERVSQLSLLQDAVRAFAKRFGYDRFVLFSASPVQDDVVDRIYWVEGNWWSDGQTVDAETYVRRCPVTRHILEAREPFFWTKAQCENGGSYRVVRRPVGPGPHGLQVPVFGPLGLEGAMSLGGDQVHSSPDVRVLLGVVATAAFFSARRLLELPAGDVVRQLSAREREVLTWTAAGRRQADIAAALGLSERTVENHLRAARRRLGVVTTAQAIKIAIRNGDLGELGD; from the coding sequence TTGAAAACCGTCTTGGAGCTAGAGAGGGTCTCACAACTTTCTTTGCTTCAGGACGCTGTTCGCGCCTTTGCCAAGCGCTTCGGCTACGATCGTTTCGTTCTGTTTTCTGCGTCACCGGTACAGGACGATGTGGTTGACCGCATTTATTGGGTTGAAGGCAATTGGTGGAGCGACGGCCAGACGGTCGATGCTGAAACCTATGTGCGCAGGTGTCCTGTCACGCGTCACATTCTGGAGGCCCGCGAACCGTTCTTCTGGACGAAAGCCCAGTGTGAAAATGGAGGTAGTTATCGCGTGGTCCGACGTCCTGTTGGACCCGGCCCACACGGCCTGCAGGTGCCGGTTTTTGGCCCCTTGGGTCTTGAGGGCGCCATGAGTCTGGGAGGGGACCAGGTCCATAGCAGCCCCGATGTTCGTGTGCTTCTGGGTGTCGTGGCCACCGCCGCATTTTTTTCCGCTCGCCGGTTGCTGGAGTTACCCGCCGGTGACGTGGTCAGGCAGTTGTCAGCCCGAGAGCGCGAGGTGTTGACCTGGACGGCTGCTGGTCGACGTCAGGCCGACATCGCCGCAGCGCTCGGTTTATCGGAACGCACCGTGGAAAATCATTTGCGGGCGGCACGCCGCCGCCTTGGGGTGGTAACGACTGCGCAAGCCATCAAGATCGCCATTCGCAATGGCGACCTTGGTGAACTTGGCGACTGA
- a CDS encoding SDR family NAD(P)-dependent oxidoreductase, with translation MSKSVLVTGAATGLGRGVAWTLAERGHKVIAGCQIWPQVWELRNAAMAAGVQMQVIKLDVLNEIDRKHALAIEIDVLFNNAGIMESGPVVEIPMSVFRSVFNPGAYRTGFNDTGMQTMDQWWSLGDRIVAHWPLRELDRQHDPAEMINAIAAVIEEDKPAYRTVRPASAEAMVKKEQSDVWSRRV, from the coding sequence ATGAGTAAATCCGTGCTGGTGACAGGTGCGGCAACCGGCTTGGGCAGAGGTGTAGCGTGGACGCTGGCTGAGCGAGGACACAAGGTCATCGCCGGATGCCAGATCTGGCCCCAGGTCTGGGAGCTGCGCAACGCCGCGATGGCGGCAGGGGTCCAGATGCAGGTCATCAAGCTCGATGTGCTCAACGAGATTGACCGAAAGCATGCATTGGCAATCGAGATCGATGTGCTGTTCAACAACGCGGGCATCATGGAGTCAGGGCCGGTCGTCGAGATACCGATGTCAGTGTTTCGCTCGGTTTTCAACCCAGGGGCCTATCGCACAGGCTTCAACGATACCGGAATGCAGACCATGGATCAGTGGTGGAGTCTCGGTGACCGTATTGTCGCTCATTGGCCATTGCGTGAGCTCGATCGCCAACATGATCCCGCCGAGATGATCAACGCCATTGCAGCGGTGATTGAAGAAGACAAACCTGCCTACCGGACGGTGCGACCGGCCAGCGCCGAAGCCATGGTCAAGAAAGAGCAGTCAGATGTATGGAGTCGACGCGTCTAG
- a CDS encoding acetoacetate decarboxylase family protein, whose protein sequence is MGQNNESYVGTLEYDGTVVARASMAYKYKEVDLAEATKSMRTPGVVLKVIPDVDGKTPRIAELVRFEYSTVELKEAWTGAASLDLFDHQAVPIAALPVREIVAVRHTLGNFMLAPGKVVHDYLK, encoded by the coding sequence GTGGGTCAGAACAATGAGTCCTATGTCGGCACGCTCGAGTATGACGGCACCGTGGTCGCCCGGGCGAGCATGGCGTACAAGTACAAAGAGGTCGACCTGGCCGAGGCAACGAAGTCCATGCGCACGCCCGGGGTGGTGCTCAAGGTAATTCCAGATGTCGACGGCAAGACCCCACGCATAGCCGAACTGGTGAGATTCGAGTACTCGACCGTGGAACTCAAGGAGGCCTGGACGGGGGCCGCGAGCCTTGATCTGTTCGACCACCAGGCAGTACCGATCGCCGCGCTACCCGTTCGTGAGATCGTGGCGGTGCGTCATACGCTTGGCAACTTCATGTTGGCGCCGGGCAAGGTCGTTCACGACTACCTCAAGTAG
- a CDS encoding putative quinol monooxygenase: protein MSTLYVTASFMVKAQGLEEVLAVLATLSQHTLLEPGCLDYGYYQSLEDPLQLTSFEVWQDEDNEAAHWRSEHLAAALSQVAGWLQGAPQVSKYRRVC, encoded by the coding sequence ATGTCTACGTTGTATGTCACCGCCAGCTTCATGGTCAAAGCCCAGGGGTTGGAAGAAGTGCTAGCGGTGTTGGCTACCCTGAGCCAACACACCCTGCTGGAGCCGGGGTGCCTGGACTATGGCTACTATCAATCGCTGGAAGATCCGTTGCAGCTGACGTCTTTTGAAGTATGGCAAGACGAAGACAACGAGGCGGCGCATTGGCGATCCGAGCACCTTGCTGCTGCGCTTTCCCAGGTTGCGGGATGGTTGCAGGGCGCACCGCAGGTCAGCAAGTATCGGCGCGTGTGCTGA
- a CDS encoding OprD family outer membrane porin → MPRTTLTTYLLWGASILAPVFSTEAKMLEDSTASLELRNFYMNRDFRQSTATQAKAQEWAQGFPMRYQSGFSDGALGFGLDGLGLLGLKLDSGGGRSGTQMLKQDRETRRAQDEYAELGLTVKMRLSHSLVRLGPRPATSAMTWTITD, encoded by the coding sequence GTGCCAAGAACCACACTGACAACGTACCTTTTATGGGGCGCGAGCATACTGGCCCCGGTTTTTTCAACCGAAGCCAAGATGCTCGAAGACTCGACCGCATCACTGGAGTTGCGCAACTTCTACATGAATCGTGATTTTCGCCAGAGCACTGCGACGCAGGCCAAAGCTCAGGAGTGGGCTCAGGGTTTCCCGATGCGCTACCAATCAGGCTTCAGTGACGGGGCTCTAGGATTTGGACTGGACGGTCTCGGCCTACTGGGCTTGAAACTGGACTCAGGGGGAGGCAGGAGCGGCACGCAAATGCTCAAGCAGGACCGGGAAACCCGACGGGCTCAAGACGAGTACGCCGAACTGGGACTGACGGTGAAAATGAGGCTTTCCCACTCTCTGGTGCGCCTGGGCCCTCGGCCAGCCACTTCGGCAATGACCTGGACGATAACCGACTGA
- a CDS encoding acyl-CoA dehydrogenase C-terminal domain-containing protein: MPDYKAPLRDMRFLLNEVFDAPGLWQTLPALAERIDSTVADAILEEAAKLTAGLIAPLNRSGDEQGVQWENGLVRTPAGFREAYATYAEGGWVGLAGNPEYGGMGMPKMLSVQFEEMAYAANASFALYSTLSAGACLALDAHASEALKAKYLPAMYEGRWAGSMCLTEPQAGSDLGLIRTKATVNADGSYAITGSKIFITGGEQDLTENIIHLVLAKLPDAPPGSRGISLFLVPKVLVEDDGTLAARNAVTCGAIEHKMGIKASATCVMNFDGATGWLVGEPNKGLAAMFTMMNYERLSIGIQGIGCAARSYQAAVDYARERRQSRSPLGAQLKHDAADPIIVHPDVRRMLLTMKAFNEGGRAFATYLGQHLDIAKYAVHSEERARAEALVALLTPVAKAFFTDTGLESCVHGQQVFGGHGYIREWGQEQLVRDVRIAQIYEGTNGIQALDLVTRKVLANGGELFSLFAQEIRTFVDASPHDVFSRRLLEALGQLEALTHHLLETAGANPYEAGAAAVDYLHVFGYTAYAYMWARMARSAGGKAEHFYQAKLATAHFYFDRLLPRIESLISAARAGSACLYVLDANQF; this comes from the coding sequence ATGCCCGACTACAAGGCGCCCCTGCGTGATATGCGTTTTCTGCTCAACGAGGTATTCGATGCCCCTGGTCTCTGGCAGACGTTGCCGGCCCTGGCCGAGCGCATTGACAGCACGGTGGCCGACGCCATCCTCGAGGAGGCGGCAAAACTCACCGCAGGCCTGATCGCGCCCCTTAATCGCAGCGGCGACGAACAAGGGGTGCAATGGGAAAACGGTTTGGTAAGAACGCCTGCGGGCTTTCGTGAAGCCTACGCCACGTATGCCGAAGGTGGCTGGGTGGGCCTGGCCGGCAACCCTGAGTATGGTGGGATGGGCATGCCTAAAATGCTCTCGGTGCAGTTCGAGGAGATGGCCTATGCGGCCAACGCCAGTTTCGCACTGTATTCCACACTGTCGGCAGGTGCCTGCCTGGCCCTCGACGCTCACGCCAGCGAGGCGCTCAAGGCCAAGTACCTGCCGGCAATGTATGAAGGTCGCTGGGCAGGCTCCATGTGCCTGACCGAACCACAGGCAGGCAGCGACCTGGGACTGATCCGCACGAAGGCAACGGTAAACGCCGACGGTAGCTATGCCATTACCGGCAGCAAGATCTTCATCACCGGTGGAGAACAGGATCTCACCGAGAACATCATCCACCTGGTGTTGGCCAAGCTCCCTGACGCACCGCCCGGCTCCCGAGGCATTTCGCTATTCCTTGTGCCCAAAGTGCTGGTCGAGGACGACGGTACCCTCGCCGCGCGCAATGCAGTGACCTGCGGCGCCATCGAGCACAAGATGGGCATCAAGGCTTCAGCCACTTGTGTGATGAACTTCGACGGTGCCACAGGCTGGCTGGTGGGCGAGCCGAACAAGGGGCTGGCAGCCATGTTCACCATGATGAACTACGAGCGCCTGTCCATTGGTATCCAGGGCATCGGTTGTGCCGCACGGTCCTACCAGGCTGCCGTGGACTACGCGCGCGAGCGTCGCCAAAGCCGGTCGCCACTGGGCGCGCAACTGAAGCACGATGCCGCCGACCCGATCATTGTGCACCCCGACGTACGCCGCATGTTGCTGACCATGAAGGCCTTTAACGAAGGCGGCCGTGCCTTCGCGACCTATCTCGGACAGCACCTTGATATCGCCAAGTACGCCGTCCACTCCGAAGAGCGCGCCCGTGCCGAGGCGCTGGTGGCGCTGCTCACCCCAGTCGCAAAGGCGTTCTTCACCGATACCGGCCTGGAATCTTGTGTGCACGGCCAGCAGGTGTTTGGCGGCCATGGCTACATTCGCGAGTGGGGCCAGGAACAGTTGGTCCGCGATGTGCGCATCGCGCAGATCTATGAGGGCACCAACGGTATCCAGGCGCTGGATTTGGTTACGCGCAAGGTCCTGGCAAACGGCGGTGAGCTGTTCTCGTTGTTTGCGCAGGAGATCCGCACCTTCGTAGACGCGTCGCCACACGACGTATTCAGTCGCCGCCTGTTGGAAGCGCTGGGCCAACTGGAAGCCCTCACCCACCATTTGCTGGAAACGGCCGGCGCAAACCCATACGAAGCCGGTGCCGCTGCCGTCGACTACCTGCACGTATTCGGCTACACCGCCTACGCCTACATGTGGGCACGCATGGCACGGAGCGCGGGCGGCAAGGCAGAGCACTTCTATCAAGCCAAACTGGCCACCGCACACTTCTATTTCGACCGCCTCCTTCCGCGTATCGAATCCCTGATCAGCGCGGCGCGCGCCGGTAGCGCCTGCCTTTACGTGCTGGACGCCAATCAGTTCTGA
- a CDS encoding cation acetate symporter, with product MKRPCALLSLVCLQPAFAAAADAAQPSGINLHAIGMFLLFVSMTLLITWWAARRTRSTSDFYTAGGGISGLQNGLAIAGDYMSASTLLGLSSMVFAKGYDGIIYVTGFFVGWPILTFLMAERMRNLGRYTFADIVSFRLDPKRVRVLAACGSLTVVCCYLLLQMVGAGQLIKLLFGLDYTVAVVVVGLLMLVYVIFGGMLATTWVQITKAVLLLVGGTALMLLALAPFDFSLERLAQRAIETHAAGWTIMGPGSMLANPVNVASMALGLVFGLAGLPHILMRFFTVPNAREARKSVFYASGLIGYFFLVVAVLGFAAIVIVGTDPSYFVDGKVGGALLGGSNMVAMHLAKAVGGDLFLGFLSAVAFATILAVVAGLTLAGASAISHDLYAMVIQSGAANEAQEMRVSRAAVVLLSLLAMALGILFEQVNIAFLVGLTFGIAASANFPVLFMAMYWKGLTTRGAIYGGLTGLVSALGLVTLSPTVWVTVLGHEQAIFPYDHPALFSMPLTFLVIVVVSRLDRSARAAKDRDGFDDQLVRAQTGLGTEGAHEH from the coding sequence ATGAAGCGTCCCTGCGCCCTGCTCAGTCTCGTCTGCCTGCAGCCTGCCTTCGCCGCAGCGGCCGACGCTGCGCAACCGAGCGGCATCAACCTGCACGCCATCGGCATGTTCTTGCTGTTTGTCTCCATGACCTTGCTGATCACCTGGTGGGCAGCCCGGCGAACCCGCTCCACCAGTGACTTCTACACGGCCGGCGGCGGGATCAGCGGCCTGCAGAATGGCCTAGCGATCGCCGGAGACTACATGTCGGCCTCCACATTGCTGGGGCTGTCCAGCATGGTCTTTGCCAAAGGCTATGACGGCATCATCTACGTGACCGGCTTCTTCGTCGGCTGGCCAATTCTCACGTTCCTCATGGCCGAGCGCATGCGCAATCTGGGGCGCTATACCTTTGCCGACATCGTCTCGTTCCGGCTCGACCCCAAACGCGTTCGAGTCCTTGCCGCCTGTGGCTCGCTGACGGTGGTCTGCTGCTACCTGCTTCTACAGATGGTAGGTGCGGGCCAGTTGATCAAGCTGCTGTTCGGCCTGGACTACACCGTTGCGGTGGTCGTGGTGGGTTTGCTCATGCTGGTGTACGTCATCTTCGGTGGCATGCTGGCCACCACCTGGGTGCAGATCACCAAAGCAGTCTTGCTGCTCGTCGGCGGGACGGCGCTCATGCTGCTTGCGCTGGCGCCTTTTGACTTCAGCCTCGAGCGCTTGGCGCAGCGTGCGATAGAAACGCATGCCGCTGGCTGGACAATCATGGGGCCCGGTAGCATGCTGGCCAACCCTGTGAACGTTGCGTCCATGGCCCTGGGCCTGGTGTTCGGCCTGGCCGGCCTGCCACACATCCTGATGCGCTTCTTCACCGTCCCCAATGCGCGCGAGGCGCGAAAGTCGGTGTTCTATGCCTCGGGACTCATTGGCTACTTCTTCCTGGTGGTGGCCGTACTTGGCTTCGCTGCGATCGTCATCGTCGGCACGGATCCAAGCTACTTCGTCGATGGCAAAGTCGGGGGTGCGCTGCTCGGTGGCAGCAACATGGTCGCCATGCACCTGGCCAAGGCGGTGGGTGGGGACCTGTTCCTCGGCTTCCTGTCTGCGGTGGCATTCGCCACCATTCTCGCCGTGGTCGCAGGGCTCACGCTGGCCGGTGCCTCGGCCATCTCCCATGACCTCTACGCGATGGTCATCCAGTCCGGGGCGGCCAACGAGGCCCAGGAAATGCGCGTTTCCCGAGCCGCGGTGGTGCTCCTGAGCTTGCTGGCCATGGCGCTGGGCATTCTGTTCGAGCAGGTCAACATCGCCTTCCTGGTCGGCCTCACGTTCGGCATCGCGGCCTCTGCCAATTTCCCGGTGCTGTTCATGGCCATGTACTGGAAGGGCCTGACCACCAGAGGTGCCATCTACGGCGGCCTGACTGGGCTCGTGTCGGCGCTGGGCCTGGTGACCCTGTCCCCGACGGTCTGGGTCACGGTCCTTGGGCACGAGCAGGCCATCTTCCCCTATGACCACCCGGCATTGTTCTCGATGCCATTGACGTTCCTGGTCATCGTCGTGGTCTCCCGACTCGACCGCAGCGCAAGAGCGGCAAAAGACCGGGACGGCTTCGATGATCAGTTGGTCCGAGCCCAGACCGGCCTGGGGACCGAGGGTGCCCACGAGCACTGA
- a CDS encoding DUF485 domain-containing protein → MNISSNAYASHCQRIFANPRFKVLVQSRSILTWRLSLLVLCAYFAFMGVAACWPGLLHSQLYQGSHLSWGIPVAVMLILSTWLLTGWYVYRANTHFDSLSASIVEEGQA, encoded by the coding sequence ATGAACATCTCGTCCAACGCCTATGCAAGCCACTGTCAGCGCATATTCGCAAACCCCCGATTCAAGGTGCTTGTCCAGTCTCGGTCGATATTGACGTGGCGCCTGAGCCTGCTGGTGCTTTGCGCCTATTTCGCCTTCATGGGTGTCGCCGCGTGCTGGCCCGGCCTGCTTCATTCACAGCTTTATCAAGGCAGCCACCTCAGTTGGGGTATTCCTGTCGCGGTCATGCTCATCCTGAGCACCTGGTTGCTGACGGGCTGGTACGTGTATCGCGCGAACACCCATTTCGACAGCCTCAGTGCCAGCATCGTCGAGGAGGGCCAGGCATGA
- a CDS encoding long-chain fatty acid--CoA ligase gives MMMSFNLSITAIMRQALMVAAETEIVSLFSSGQVHRYTYADAFARARRLANALDAMDCPMNARVGTLAWNDHRHFELHYAIPCSGRICHTINPKLFPEQISYIIRHAEDDVLFVDPQFVPLLESIQHEISSVRRFIVLCAADALPVSTLPNLLSYEALLQAADHDYDWPDLDEHQSSGLCYTSGTTGNPKGVLASHRSTVLHGMAQNMADNVGLRALDVVMPMVPMFHVNAWGMPYNAAMVGAKLVLPGPWVGDAGTMVKLINDEKVSFSLGVPTLWANISQYLDAQGGTIPSLQRAVSGGAACPLALIKAMRRYGVALENGWGMTELSPMGSYNRHQPWYDELADDLCDKQLLKSGRSLFGVEMRIVDESQRPLPHDGQSAGSLQVRGPWVRSGYFGEAPCEGWFDTGDVATIDPCGYLLITDRIKDVIKSGGEWICSVEIENAVMAHPQVAEAAVIAIPHARWSERPLLVIVPRHAETAPTHEELMAFLNGKIPKWWMPDGCEYLDELPHTATGKVSKKTLRERFATYVQP, from the coding sequence ATGATGATGAGCTTCAACCTGAGTATCACCGCCATCATGCGGCAGGCCCTCATGGTTGCTGCCGAAACCGAAATCGTCTCGTTGTTCTCCAGCGGTCAGGTGCATAGATACACGTATGCCGATGCATTCGCTCGCGCACGTCGCCTGGCCAATGCGCTGGATGCAATGGACTGCCCCATGAATGCGCGGGTCGGCACGCTGGCCTGGAACGACCATCGGCATTTCGAACTGCATTATGCGATCCCGTGTTCAGGGCGCATCTGTCATACCATCAACCCCAAGCTATTCCCTGAACAGATCAGCTACATCATTCGCCACGCCGAAGACGATGTGCTCTTCGTCGACCCCCAGTTCGTACCGTTGCTGGAAAGCATCCAGCATGAAATCAGCAGCGTGCGTCGGTTTATCGTGCTTTGCGCGGCGGACGCATTGCCCGTCAGCACCTTACCCAATCTGCTCAGCTACGAGGCGTTGCTCCAGGCGGCCGATCACGACTATGACTGGCCCGACCTCGATGAACACCAAAGCAGTGGGTTGTGCTACACCTCGGGGACGACGGGCAACCCCAAGGGCGTCCTGGCAAGCCATCGCAGCACCGTTCTGCACGGCATGGCCCAGAACATGGCCGACAACGTAGGGTTGCGGGCACTCGATGTCGTCATGCCCATGGTGCCGATGTTTCACGTCAATGCCTGGGGCATGCCTTACAACGCAGCCATGGTGGGTGCCAAGCTGGTGCTGCCAGGCCCTTGGGTCGGCGATGCGGGCACCATGGTCAAATTGATCAATGATGAAAAGGTCAGTTTCTCCCTGGGCGTGCCGACGCTCTGGGCCAACATTTCGCAATACCTCGATGCCCAGGGCGGCACGATCCCCTCCTTGCAGCGCGCCGTCAGTGGCGGTGCCGCCTGCCCGCTTGCATTGATCAAGGCCATGCGCCGCTATGGCGTTGCCCTGGAGAACGGCTGGGGGATGACCGAACTGAGCCCAATGGGCAGCTACAACCGACACCAACCTTGGTATGACGAGCTCGCGGATGACCTCTGCGACAAGCAACTGCTCAAATCAGGCAGGTCGTTGTTCGGCGTCGAGATGCGCATCGTCGATGAAAGCCAGCGCCCCCTCCCCCACGACGGCCAGAGTGCGGGGTCGCTACAAGTGCGAGGCCCTTGGGTTCGCAGTGGATACTTCGGCGAAGCGCCCTGCGAGGGTTGGTTCGACACCGGCGACGTGGCGACCATCGACCCCTGCGGCTACCTGTTGATCACCGACCGCATCAAGGATGTGATCAAGTCCGGCGGAGAGTGGATCTGCTCGGTAGAAATCGAGAACGCCGTCATGGCACACCCGCAAGTTGCCGAGGCGGCCGTCATTGCTATCCCGCACGCTCGCTGGAGTGAGCGCCCGCTACTGGTCATCGTCCCCCGGCACGCCGAAACAGCCCCCACGCATGAAGAGCTCATGGCGTTTTTGAACGGCAAGATACCGAAATGGTGGATGCCGGACGGCTGTGAGTACCTGGACGAACTGCCCCATACCGCGACCGGCAAGGTCAGCAAGAAGACGCTGCGAGAGCGCTTCGCCACCTACGTACAGCCCTGA
- the prpR gene encoding propionate catabolism operon regulatory protein PrpR, with protein MHTEEYLPRVVALITHLRLPDGPSRMARIVEQVIPDYYGRARVEVVETTISQLLDTGHALEAREDVDVIICSGATSEYLRRHLSTAVLSIRMGEYDLIRALDLARARATKVGIVSFQHVHPELQAMSSLFTVDIRQVTYSTYEGARQQIHDLVDDGYHVVVGSSTAVEIAEAAGAQGILALNADTVRRALEDALAICRSRQQSLVQQQRLNAVLRNLSDGVIAVDAEGAVQSLNPRMATLLGITSDWARGRLVNEVVPGLDITHIHYSDEGEESHILKIGARTLAANVTPIIENGKPDGLVITCQEANAIQRADRRIRSQVKPRQFTARYRFEQMLGQAPGFRVMLDLAQRYAIADATVLIQGESGTGKELLAQSIHNASPRQSGPFVAINCAAFPESLLESELFGHEEGAFTGSRKGGKAGLIENAHTGTLFLDEIGDMPVTLQTRLLRVLQEREVLRLGAAEPTPVDIRVIAATHRDLRARVREGEFREDLYYRVNILRLAIPPLRERPQDIPMLARALLTKLSPRMPTSAAPHALLDRLMPYLQQHGWPGNIRELENIIERAVLSANVLQDTNTDLELHALFDELFEPPSAHSPQAVAPHIGQDLRSLSRAQESARVSEMVALCEGDMDEAARRLGISRTTLWRRLRSAKAN; from the coding sequence ATGCACACCGAAGAGTACCTACCTAGAGTGGTTGCGCTGATCACTCACCTTCGCCTGCCTGACGGCCCTAGTCGGATGGCGCGGATCGTCGAACAGGTGATCCCGGACTATTACGGCAGGGCCCGAGTGGAGGTCGTCGAGACGACGATCAGCCAACTGCTCGATACCGGGCACGCCCTGGAGGCCAGGGAGGACGTCGATGTGATCATCTGTTCTGGCGCGACCTCCGAATACCTCAGGCGGCACCTCTCGACAGCCGTCCTGTCGATTCGCATGGGCGAGTACGACCTCATTCGCGCCCTCGACCTTGCCCGGGCACGCGCCACCAAAGTCGGTATCGTCAGCTTCCAGCATGTCCACCCCGAGCTTCAAGCCATGTCGTCGCTGTTCACCGTCGACATCCGCCAGGTCACCTACAGCACTTACGAGGGGGCTCGCCAACAGATCCATGACCTGGTCGATGACGGGTATCACGTGGTGGTGGGGTCCTCCACCGCAGTGGAGATTGCCGAGGCCGCAGGTGCGCAGGGCATCCTGGCGCTTAACGCCGATACGGTGCGCCGAGCCCTGGAGGATGCCCTGGCGATCTGTCGAAGCCGCCAACAGAGCCTCGTCCAGCAACAGCGCCTCAATGCAGTGTTGCGCAATCTATCCGATGGCGTGATCGCCGTGGATGCCGAGGGAGCCGTCCAATCGCTGAACCCGCGCATGGCGACGCTATTGGGCATCACAAGCGACTGGGCGCGCGGACGCCTCGTCAACGAAGTCGTTCCCGGCCTCGACATCACCCATATCCATTACAGCGACGAAGGCGAGGAAAGCCACATACTCAAGATCGGTGCCCGCACACTGGCCGCCAACGTCACCCCCATCATCGAGAACGGCAAGCCTGACGGGTTGGTGATCACCTGCCAGGAAGCAAACGCGATCCAGCGAGCGGACCGACGTATTCGTAGCCAGGTCAAACCACGGCAGTTCACCGCTCGCTACCGCTTCGAGCAGATGCTTGGCCAAGCCCCAGGCTTTCGCGTCATGCTGGACCTCGCCCAGCGCTATGCCATCGCCGACGCCACCGTGCTCATCCAGGGTGAAAGTGGCACCGGCAAGGAACTGTTGGCACAAAGCATCCATAACGCCAGCCCTCGCCAGTCCGGGCCGTTCGTCGCCATCAACTGCGCAGCCTTTCCCGAGTCATTGCTGGAAAGCGAACTCTTTGGCCACGAAGAAGGTGCCTTCACTGGATCGCGCAAAGGGGGCAAGGCGGGCCTGATAGAAAATGCCCACACCGGGACCTTGTTCCTGGACGAGATCGGAGACATGCCAGTGACGCTGCAAACGCGCCTTCTGCGGGTACTGCAGGAGCGTGAAGTGTTGCGCCTGGGGGCGGCCGAACCCACGCCTGTCGATATCCGCGTGATCGCCGCCACGCACCGTGATCTGCGCGCACGGGTCCGCGAGGGCGAGTTCCGAGAGGACCTCTATTACCGGGTGAACATCTTGCGACTGGCCATCCCTCCACTGCGAGAACGCCCCCAAGACATCCCCATGCTCGCGCGAGCCTTGTTAACGAAGCTATCACCCCGAATGCCAACCAGCGCGGCCCCCCACGCGCTGCTCGATCGGCTCATGCCTTACCTTCAGCAGCACGGCTGGCCAGGCAACATCCGCGAGCTGGAGAACATTATCGAACGCGCCGTGTTGTCGGCCAATGTGCTTCAGGACACGAACACCGACCTGGAGCTGCACGCGCTGTTCGACGAGTTGTTCGAGCCGCCATCAGCCCACTCCCCCCAAGCGGTTGCGCCGCACATAGGCCAGGACTTGCGAAGCCTCAGCCGAGCACAAGAAAGCGCCCGTGTCAGTGAAATGGTCGCGCTTTGCGAAGGCGACATGGATGAAGCGGCCAGGCGCCTAGGCATAAGCCGTACCACGCTCTGGCGGCGTCTGCGTAGCGCAAAGGCCAACTAG